The genomic stretch CTAGCCGGCCGAACATCAGTCCCGCCGCGAACCCGAAAGCGAGAAGCGTCTTAGCGGAAGGCAGCCTCATTGGCTCTTCGCCGACAGACTCACATGATGTCCTTCGGGGTCGGACGCCTGCCACGCGTCCCGCGCCGATTCCACCGGCTCGGAAACCGCGACGTGCAGCCCCCCTCTTCGATTCAGCCAACGCACGCCCAGGAGATCGACAATCCCGACCCAAAGCCGATCCTGAACCCCGTACTTCGACGAGCCCGACTGCCGCGGCCTATGGTTCACTTCCACGGAGACCACCCGCCCACCCCGGCCCACCATGAGGGCGGGCAGGAAACGGTGCATGTGATCGAAATAGGGAAGCTCGAGAAAATCCTCGCGCCGGAGAAGCTTCAGACCGCAGCCAACGTCCGGCGTTGCGTCTCCCAGAACCCAGCGGTAGGCGAGGTTCGCCACCCGGGAAGCGGCGCGCTTGAGCCAGGGATCGTTCCGTCGTCGACGCCACCCGACGACCATCGTGGGCGGAGGAGACTGGTGCAAGGCGTCGAAGAGCCGGGGAATGTCGGAAGGATCGTTCTGCCCGTCCCCGTCCATCGTGACGACCCACGTGGCCCGGGCGGCCCGCACTCCCGTCGCGAGCGCGGCGCTCTGGCCGTATCCGCTGTCGTGCCGAAGAATTCTGAGATTGGGGAAACCGGCGCTCAGGTCCTCCAGGATCGAGCGGGTCGCATCGCGGCTACCATCATCGACGCAGATGAGCTCGAATCGATACTGAGGGAGCACTCGGTAGATCTCCTCGACGAGCGGGCGCACGTTGCCCACCTCGTCACGGAGCGGCACGACGACGGAGAACACGCGCGGAGTGTACAGCAAAGGGGTCTATCGCCGCACTCGGACCCTCCGCACCGGCGGAACGCCGCTGGCAGGCTGATGAAAAAGTACAGTCCAGCCTGCGCGAGCGGAGCGAGCCCAGAGCGCCTGCCGCGCCGTAAGCAGCCCGAGCCGTGGCGGCACGAGCGATTACGGGTCCCGCCACGGCATTGAGCATCAGAGACGAGTCGACATGAGGTAGAATCTATGGAGTTCCAGATCAATCCGTTTCTTACCCGAAGCGGGCCGGTGGGCAGTCCACCGAGCCGCGGCAGGAGGTTTATCGATGCGTTCGAGAACTCTGGGAAGCTTCTTCGGCATGCTCACCTGTGGACTCACCGCTGTCTCCGCCGGGGAGTTGAGCGCAACCGCAACCCTCACCGCCTATGCACACGATACTCGGGTCACCCTGAACGGGAACGTGCTAACCAATCTGGTTGGCGGCGCGAGCCAGTCGATTCGCCTCTTCAGCCAGGACCATTCGATGCGGAGCCAGGCCCCCGACGACATGGCTCATTTCTTCAGCTTGCTCGAAGGTGAGAACGTCATCGAAGTTACTTTCGAGAAACGTCCCTCCGATGGAGACCTCTTGCTCGATCTCCGAATCGAGATCGCCGATTACGACAAGCCGCATTTTCACATGAAGATCGAGACGTTGGGCTCGGGCACCGCGAAACGAACTTTCGTCGTCGGTGAGCCGGGCTCTGATTTCGAGACCGTTTTCGTCGATGACGAGAGCGTGACGAAGTCGGCAATCCCTTGACAAGCAGGTGTCAGCTAGCAGGAATCATTCCGACGATTGGTACACGGTGAAGGCCCGGTTGTCCGTCCGAATTCGCAAGGCCGGCGACGAGTCGAAGACCCGCCTCCGATCCCAGGGCGACCCGCGTCTCAATATGGGCGCGTAGTAGACGACGAACAGGCTCCGCGGAGCCTTCGCCAACGAGCACTCCAGGTTCTTCACGATTCTCTCGAGGAGATCCTCTCCGAACGGATTGAACAAGTAGACCACGCTGGGCTCCTCGGGAAACGTATAGTCGACGGCGTCACAGCAAACGAGCTCCACGCGCGGAAAGCCGGCGACGTTGCGCTCGGCGATGCGATGAAACTCGGGAAAGCGCTCCACGCCGATCATCCGTCGGAAGGGAAACGCCGAGGCCAGCAGGAGCGCCTTCCCCTTGCCCGAACCGATATCGATAAAGGTGTAGCGGGCGAAGTCGATATCGAGGAACTCGAGGATCCGGGTGAAGGCCGCGGCCGGCGTGGGCTCGTAACGTAGATCTCCGTAACCCCGGGTGTCCACGTTCAACGCGCGATCGAAACGATGATGCTGGTAGAGCCGGTAGAGACCGCGGGGGTTGTATCGCCAGACTCGGTAAAGGAGGCGGTCGAGACTCCAATGCGCCGCCAGGCGTAACAGCGCCTCGCTCATCGCCAGG from Vicinamibacteria bacterium encodes the following:
- a CDS encoding glycosyltransferase family 2 protein translates to MLYTPRVFSVVVPLRDEVGNVRPLVEEIYRVLPQYRFELICVDDGSRDATRSILEDLSAGFPNLRILRHDSGYGQSAALATGVRAARATWVVTMDGDGQNDPSDIPRLFDALHQSPPPTMVVGWRRRRNDPWLKRAASRVANLAYRWVLGDATPDVGCGLKLLRREDFLELPYFDHMHRFLPALMVGRGGRVVSVEVNHRPRQSGSSKYGVQDRLWVGIVDLLGVRWLNRRGGLHVAVSEPVESARDAWQASDPEGHHVSLSAKSQ
- a CDS encoding class I SAM-dependent methyltransferase codes for the protein MSEALLRLAAHWSLDRLLYRVWRYNPRGLYRLYQHHRFDRALNVDTRGYGDLRYEPTPAAAFTRILEFLDIDFARYTFIDIGSGKGKALLLASAFPFRRMIGVERFPEFHRIAERNVAGFPRVELVCCDAVDYTFPEEPSVVYLFNPFGEDLLERIVKNLECSLAKAPRSLFVVYYAPILRRGSPWDRRRVFDSSPALRIRTDNRAFTVYQSSE